GTTAAGAACATCATTAACCGCGTGACGGGAGGCTCAATCTCAAACATTGATGGACTAATTAAAACCAACGGTTCTGCCAACCTTTTTCTCATTAATCCCAATGGTATTGTCTTTGGCCCAAATGCCTCGTTAAACATCAACGGCTCTTTTTTCGCCAGTACAGCCCATAGTATCAACTTTGCTGATGGCACTCAATTCAGTGCTACTAATCCCCAGACAGCACCGTTACTAACAGTCAATCTCCCCATCGGTTTACAGTTTGGCCAAACTGCTCAATCAATCCAAATAGAAGGATCTAATTTACAAGTTCTGCCTGGTCAAACTTTAGCAATGTTGGGTGGTGATGTATCAGTTAAGGGTAGCAGGCTGTTTGCACCCGCAGGACGAATTGAGCTAGGAAGTGTCGCCCCTAACAGTTTTGTCAACCTGACTCCAATAGTTGAAGGTTGGGCTTTAGGATATGATGGCGTGCAACACTTCCAAGATATGCAAATATCCCAAGCGGCTTTCATTGATACAACAGGTGAAGGCAACGGTGCTATGCAATTGCGTGGTAGAAATATTGCAATCACTAGCAATTCAATAGTGGGGGGAGTTACCACTGGAGATAAACCAGGTCAACCTCTAACGATCACAGCCTCTGAATCTGTAGAGGTAAGTGGTTCCAGCCAGGATTCTGCTAGCCAGTTAAGTACTGTTACTAAAGCAACTGGAGCAGCAAGTGACATTAACATTGCAACAAAGCGCTTGATTCTTCGTGATGGTGGAATTATAGAAACGTCTACTAACGGTTCTGGTCCAGGAGGAAATTTAACTGTAAATGCCTCTGAATCTTTGCAGGTATTGGGAGGCAGAGATTTTTCTAGCCTCAGTGTTCGCAGTCTCAGTACTGACAAAGATGCTGGGGATGCGGGAACGGTGCAGATTTCCACTAAGAACTTGATTCTCCGTGATGGTGGACAGATATTAACCTCTACCCTTGGTGCTGGTAATGGGGGGACTTTGATAGTAAATGCTTTTGAATCCGTGGAAGCCAATGGTTTAATAGTGCTACCCCGTGCCAGATTTGACACAAATGGTCAAATAGTAATAGAAAATATCAATTTCCCTAGTGGTTTACTTGCCCAGACCATAAAATTCGGATTTGTCACACCCACAGGCAAAGGCGGGGACATAATCATCAACACCCAGGGTTTAGTCATCAAAGACGGTGCTAGTATTTCAGTCGCTGCTGTTAACGGTAGTCGAGGTCAGGCAGGAACATTAGATATCAATGCCTCGGATTTTGTAACAGTGACAGGTTCTGCCATTGGTCGGAACAATCAAACTGTTCCCAGCACCCTACTAGCTAGAAGTGAAGGGCCTGGTAGTGCGGGCGACTTGAGAATTAACACAGGGAAGTTGACTGTCCAAAACGGGGCAGAAATTAATGCCAATAGCCAAGGCTCAGGCAGAGCGGGCAACCTTGATATTACAACTGATAACTTGCTGCTAGACAATCAAGGCAAACTCACTGCTAATACTACAGGCGGACAGGGAAATATCAACCTACACTCTGGGACTTTAATCTTACGTCGTGGCAGTGGCATTACCACCAATGCTACTGGAAACAATGTTACTGGTGGCAATATTAATATTGATACAGACAATTTAGTTGCAGTTCCCCAAGAAAATAGTGATATTACTGCCAACTCTCAGGACTTCCGGGGGGGTAATGTCACCATCAATGCTCAAGCTATCTTTGGCACGCAGTTTCAGTTAAAACCCACACCTTTAAGTGATATCACCGCCACTGGGGCAAATTCCCAGTTAAATGGCAATGTCCAAATCAACATTCCAGATGTTGATCCCAGTTCCGGCTTAGTGGAACTATCAAATATTCCTATCGATCGCACTCAACAAATAGCACAAGCTTGTTCGGCTGATCAAGGCAATAAATTTATCATCACGGGGCGTGGCGGCTTGCCATATTTACCAAATGAAGCGCTCCGTACTCAGAATACAGTACCACTGCCTTGGGTAAGGCTCGACCATCGGCAGGTGGAAAGAAGGAGAGAGTCATTACCCAAGTCGCCAATTTCTAATCAAATTGTTGAGGCTACTGGTTGGGTAGTTGATAAATCTGGGGAGGTGGTATTGGTAGCAGCAAATACTACACCTGTGAGTTCTTGGTCAACTCCCGCAGTTTGTCCGGGGGCAGATAATCCCACCCGCCTAACAGCACCCTAAGCGAGATTACTTAGGGTTGAGGAGGGGTCTGATACTATTGGTGTGTTGCATTCTTTTTCCAAATTGGTATTAAATCTCTAACAAAGCTTGAAACTCGATATTTACAGCTACCGCCTGCAACTCCTTCGCCTTCTCTTCTGGTAAAGCATCATTAACAAACATTCCGGCAGCAAGTTCCGTTCCCGCCAGATACTTAAGTTTGTTGCTTGTTCGATAGGGAGGATAAAATTCAGCATGTAAATGGGTCTCCGGATGAGCTTCACCATCTGTTGGCGCAGCAAACCAAGCCATCAGATAAGGAAACGGGCGATTCCACAAACCGTCATACTTAAGAGTCACAGTTTTTAACGCCCTGGCAAGTCCCCAGCGTTGTTCTGGAGTTAGCTGATCAAAGCTAGGGACTGCTTGAATAGGAGTAATCCATACTTCATAAGGGTAACGAGCGCATACCGGGACGAAGGCTACAGCGTACTCATCTTGATAAATAATCCGTTTGTTTTCGGTAATTTCCTGTTGAATCAAATCCTCCAGCAAAGAGCGCTGATTTTCTTGGTAAAATCGCCGTTGTTGCTCCAACATCCGTGCTGGAACTGGTGGAATAAAAGGATAGGCGTAAATTTGCCCGTGGGGATGATGTAAAGTTACACCTACTTCTACTCCCTTATTTTCAAATGGCAGTACGTACTGAATATGAGGATTTGTCCCCAGGACACTAGTGCGATCGCCCCAAACTTGCAACAGCAAATCGAGGTGATCCAACTCCAGAGAACTGAGGGAGGCGTGGGGGTTTTGGGTAAAAACCACTACCTCGCAGTCCCCATTAGCAGGTAAGGTTTCCACGATGCTAGTAGGTGGATTGTGTGCAGCTAAGCTCATCGAGGGAAAGCGGTTACAAAATACCGCCACATCATACTTACCTTGGGGCAGTTCTGTTGGGAACTTAGTGTTACTAGTAGGTGCGAGCGGATTATACTCTGGGGGCGGCATAAAAGTCCGGCCTTGACGGTGAGAAGCATAAGCTACCCATTCACCACGTAAGGGATGCCAGCGCAAATGCGGATTTGCCTGTACAGGTTCATTGCTGGGACTGGTAGCAGTGATGTTTTCTGGAATCGGGTAACGACTGTATAAGGTCAGTTGCCGACCATCCGGCTTTAGCAGTGTGTGGGAGTACATAAGCGAAACTTGTTTCATCGGGACTGCCTGCTGCCTTTTCTGAACTATACGCGATCGCTGAAATCATCAAGAAATCATTTAGTGTCAAAAGATACTTCCAATTGGGTGTAATTTTACATGGATTTTCTCGTGGAGACTGCTCAATCCATTACCCATTACCAACCCCATGTTGCTTAAACCAAGCCAAAAGACGCTTCCATCCATCAACAGCCGCTTGTTTCTGGTAGCTAGGACGGTAGTCAGCATGAAAGCCGTGGCCAGCATTTGGGTAAACAATGATTTCAGATGGTTGCTTAGCTGTTTTTAAAGCTTGCCGCATTTTGTCAACCGTACTCAGGGGTATACCTTCGTCTTTACCTCCATACAACCCAAGGACTGGGGCTTTTAGTGAGGCTGCAACATCAATCGGATACTGAGGCTGAAGCGGTGTAGAGTCACCCACCAAACGTCCGTACCAGGCAACTCCGGCTTTGAGGTTGGGATTATGCGCTGCATACAGCCAAACAATGCGTCCACCCCAGCAAAAACCTGTAATACCAAGTCGATTCACATCACCTTTTGATTTTGCTGCCCAAGCAACAGTTGCGTCCAGATCGGATAATACTTGAGCATCAGGGACTTTTGACACTACCTTACTGATAATTTCTTGAATATTAGTGAGTTTTGAAACATCTCCCTGACGGGCATATAATTCCGGAGCGATCGCTAAATATCCCAATTTGGCAAAGCGACGGCAAATATCCTGAATATATTCGTGAACACCAAAAATCTCTTGCACTACTAGCACAACCGGAAAGCTAGTACCAGAAGCAGGCATGGCTCGATAAGCGGGAATAGTACCATCAGCAACAGGAATTTTTACTTCACCTGCAACTAACCCTGTAGAACTTGTTTTAATTGTTTGAGCAGTAACAGGATGAGTTGCCACAGCAAAACCTGTGGCTAGAGATGCCATGATGAATGTGCGTCTGTTCAAATTCTGAGGCATAGTCTAATGTGCTTGGTGTCCGTTAAAAAAAATACCTCGATTTCATACAATCAGGAATCTTCTATAAGTAATAATACTACTGGTTTATGGCATTAATTTTGAGAAGAATTCAAAAAATATTTAAGGGCAGATAACCCCATCCGCCTAACGGCACTCCAAGCAAGCGAGATCGCTTAGGGTTGGGGAGGGGTTTTCATAATTATTCATGTGTTGCATTCTTTTTTCCAACTGGTATAAAATCACGAACCACAAAGAGCGCAAAGTACACAAAGAAAGAGAAAATAAGTTGACCTATCAAAACTTTTGCGATAGACCACTAGTGATGTGTTTTCCTAATTAGCATAAACAGAGTGCTATGGTCTTAAAAGCCCAACACCTGCATTGATTTTTCAAGTACTTCTTTAGGGCGAAATGGTTTTGTTAAATATAGATCAGCACCAACATCAATTCCTTTTTGTTTATCAAATTCCTGTCCCTTTGCTGTTAACATCACAATGTAGATGTCAATCATTTGCAGTTCATGTTTAACAGCGTGGCAAACCTCCAAACCACTCATCTTGGGCATCATCACATCGAGAAAAACCAGGTTTGGTTTTTCGGTTTTGATTATTTCGAGGGCTTCTTCTCCATTTCTGGCAGTTATTAGTTCAACTCCCTCATCTTCTAGTGCTTCTGGGGCTTGTTCCAACAAGATTAGAATGTTGGGCTCATCATCAACAATGAGAATTTTCTGGGTCGTCATAGGGCTGCAAGCATTTAGCGCTCGGATAGCATAATGAAGAATACATTTTCCAACTCTTTTTCAAACCTTAAGGTTTTCACCAGGTCTGCTTCTTGAGAGAGGATAGAATCAATTATGATCATGTCTGGTTTAGCTGACAGGGCTTTATGGATACATTCTTGCGGATTAGAGGCTTCAATGACGTTGTATCCCTGAGTTTGTAGTACATCCGAAAGAATTTTTAGGGTTGATGCATTTTTATCGACAACCAACACCTTTTTACTAGAAGTACCCTGAGAAAGCAGTGAGCCAATTTCATTGATAAGTTTCTCTGTGTGGATAGGTTTGGTGAGATAGCGATCAATGCCGATGTGATAGCCCCGTTCTTTATCTTCGACAATGGACAGAATAATAATAGGAATATCGGCGGTTTGAGGATCGTTTTTGAGGACAGCGGCTACGTCAAAGCCGTTAATTTGAGGCATCATCACGTCGAGGAGAATCAAATCAGGATGGGTTGTTTTTATCTGCTGAATCGCATCCATACCGTCTTTAGCTTCTCGGACGTTGTAGCCTTCAGTTTCCAGGTGTTGACGCAGTAGTTCCCGGATATTAGCATCATCATCTACAACTAAAATAGTTTTGCGATTTTCATTTAGGGCAATTTTTGTTGTAATCACATGTTCTTTGAGTTGTTTAACAAGCACATCTAAATTGAGCTTGCTGCTGTTTTCGTTGCCACTTTCATAGATAGGAATTAGGAACGAAAATGTGCTGCCTTTGCCTGGTTCGCTTTCAACCCAGATTCTACCGCCGTGATGTTCCACGATTTGTTTACAAATTGGCAGTCCCAACCCTGTGCCTTTGGGTTTGTCGGTAAGAGTGTCACCAACTTGTCGGAATTTTTCAAACACTTTCGGTTGATCTTCGAGTGCAATACCAATGCCGGTATCGATGACGCTGATGCAAACGCCATTGTCCTGTTGTTTGACACGGCAGGTGACACAACCGGAGTTGGTGAATTTCACCGCGTTAGAAATCAGATTGATCACGACTTGCAGCAGACGATTGCGATCGCCCACTACCTGTGGCAGTTCGGGTTCAATCTCTGTAATTAGCTCTAAGCCATTGGTTTCAAACAAAGCTGCGGTGGAATTAGTTGCCCAATCTACTAACTCACTGGGATCAAGCGGTTGCATCTGCCATTCCACTTTACCTGCTTCCATTTTGGCGATGTCTAGGACATCGTTAATCAGGGACGTGAGCCGTTCTGCTTCCGAAACAATAATGGTGAGATTATCACCCACTCGCTTGATCGTTTTCTGAAGCTTGCGGTCTTCGGCACAAAGAATTGGAAAAACGTCGGTTTCCAACTTTTCTTGAATAATGGAAGCAAATCCCAGGATAGAGGTCAATGGTGTCCGCAGTTCATGAGAAACCGTTGAGATGAAGTCAGTTTTCATCTTGTCGATTTCCTTTTCTACCGTTACATCTCTGATTAGAAGTGCGCAGCCAAAGCAAGTAGCTGGTTCGTTTGCGGTTCCTCTTTTGAAGATAGCAGTTGCCACTACCTGACCAATGCGTTCTTTAGCTAGTGCAACTTCAGCAGCAAACACTTCTTGGGGATGAGACTTGGTTTGATCAATCAAATCTACTAAACCGGACATTGGTAGTTCTCGGTAGTTTTGACAGTTCAATTGGGTTTCACTCAAGGCATACATCCCCATAAAAGCAGGATTGAAGTGGGTAATTTCTCCTGCGATGTTTACCACCAACAATCCATCTGCTAAGTTATCCAAAATGGCATTTAAACCTTGTGCTTCTGCTAGTGTATTTTTGAGGGCAGCCGTCCGCTCTGCTACTCTAGCTTCTAGTTCTTGATTGATTTGTCGTAAGGCAATTTCTGCTTGCTTGCGAAGAGTAATATCGGTATTGATTTCCAACACAGCACAAGGTTGACCCCAGGTGTCCCGTTGCAACGTCCAGCGACTCTGAAGCATGATTTGTCTGCCATCACGGGTGGTGTGTTGTACTTCTCCCTCCCAACTGCCCTGCTGTAAAAATTCTGTTAGTACTTCTTCTAGAGGTTTTGGAAGGGTGGCTTTGAGAAATGTGTGAGCGTATTTATCTTTGACTTCCTCACGAGTCCAGCCGTAGAGACTTTCTGCACCCTGATTCCAGTAGGAGATTTTGTTCGTCATGTCCCTAACAATGATGGCATCGCTGGAATGATTTAACATCTCCAATAGACGTTGATTTTTGGCTTCTGCCAGCTTGCGATCGTGAATATCTGTGCAAGTACCAACCCACTCGCGAATGCTGCCGTCTTCTTCCAACACCGGAGCGCCACAAACTGAGAAGTAGCGGTAAATGCCGTCCTTGCCACGCAGTCGATACTCGGTTTGATAGATAGCTCGGTTCGCCACAGCTGCATTCCAGGCTTCTAAGGAATGGGGATGATCATCTGGGTGAACTGCATCCAGCCAGCCCCAACCAGCGACTTCCTCTTCAGTCTGACCTGTGTAGGCTATCCAAGTCAGCATTTCACTGCTGATCCCTAGTCCTTCGGGCGTAGCTCCCCAGACGATCTGGGAAGTGGCAGTCACTAAAGAGCGATATCGTTCTTTCAGACGCTGATTTTCCGCTTCTGCCAGCTTGCGATCATGAATATCAGTGCAAGTGCCAATCCATTCCCGGACGCTGCCGTCTTCTTCCAACACTGGGGCGCCGCATACCCAAAAGTAGCGATAAGTTCCATCCTTGGAACGAATTCGGTATTCAATTTGATAAAGACTGCGGTTAGCCACAGCAGCACCCCAGACTTCTGCGGTGCGGGCGCGATCATCAGGATGAACGGCATCAATCCAACCTCCATTCTCTGCTTGAGCTAAACTTTGTCCTGTGTAAGCTATCCAATCTGATAGTTCAAAACATAT
Above is a genomic segment from Fischerella sp. JS2 containing:
- a CDS encoding PAS domain S-box protein, with product MSEQTVTLNATTYQFMIQELATLRQQVAELEAKLAVQSRKESNTLQEAENFFRLSLDMLCIAGVDGYFKHLNPAWEETLGFTPEELYAQPFIEFVHPDDQEATIAAAQQLHHKNVINFENRYRCKDGSYKWLTWKSVLWGENQMIYAATRDITEYKQSQAALRQSEQERLRSQQILKHSEERYRSLVSAISQIVWVTTPQGICFELSDWIAYTGQSLAQAENGGWIDAVHPDDRARTAEVWGAAVANRSLYQIEYRIRSKDGTYRYFWVCGAPVLEEDGSVREWIGTCTDIHDRKLAEAENQRLKERYRSLVTATSQIVWGATPEGLGISSEMLTWIAYTGQTEEEVAGWGWLDAVHPDDHPHSLEAWNAAVANRAIYQTEYRLRGKDGIYRYFSVCGAPVLEEDGSIREWVGTCTDIHDRKLAEAKNQRLLEMLNHSSDAIIVRDMTNKISYWNQGAESLYGWTREEVKDKYAHTFLKATLPKPLEEVLTEFLQQGSWEGEVQHTTRDGRQIMLQSRWTLQRDTWGQPCAVLEINTDITLRKQAEIALRQINQELEARVAERTAALKNTLAEAQGLNAILDNLADGLLVVNIAGEITHFNPAFMGMYALSETQLNCQNYRELPMSGLVDLIDQTKSHPQEVFAAEVALAKERIGQVVATAIFKRGTANEPATCFGCALLIRDVTVEKEIDKMKTDFISTVSHELRTPLTSILGFASIIQEKLETDVFPILCAEDRKLQKTIKRVGDNLTIIVSEAERLTSLINDVLDIAKMEAGKVEWQMQPLDPSELVDWATNSTAALFETNGLELITEIEPELPQVVGDRNRLLQVVINLISNAVKFTNSGCVTCRVKQQDNGVCISVIDTGIGIALEDQPKVFEKFRQVGDTLTDKPKGTGLGLPICKQIVEHHGGRIWVESEPGKGSTFSFLIPIYESGNENSSKLNLDVLVKQLKEHVITTKIALNENRKTILVVDDDANIRELLRQHLETEGYNVREAKDGMDAIQQIKTTHPDLILLDVMMPQINGFDVAAVLKNDPQTADIPIIILSIVEDKERGYHIGIDRYLTKPIHTEKLINEIGSLLSQGTSSKKVLVVDKNASTLKILSDVLQTQGYNVIEASNPQECIHKALSAKPDMIIIDSILSQEADLVKTLRFEKELENVFFIMLSER
- a CDS encoding dienelactone hydrolase family protein, translating into MPQNLNRRTFIMASLATGFAVATHPVTAQTIKTSSTGLVAGEVKIPVADGTIPAYRAMPASGTSFPVVLVVQEIFGVHEYIQDICRRFAKLGYLAIAPELYARQGDVSKLTNIQEIISKVVSKVPDAQVLSDLDATVAWAAKSKGDVNRLGITGFCWGGRIVWLYAAHNPNLKAGVAWYGRLVGDSTPLQPQYPIDVAASLKAPVLGLYGGKDEGIPLSTVDKMRQALKTAKQPSEIIVYPNAGHGFHADYRPSYQKQAAVDGWKRLLAWFKQHGVGNG
- a CDS encoding filamentous hemagglutinin N-terminal domain-containing protein, which codes for MKKRNHHFCIASLVSLCFLVKTDLIQAQVTSDGTLSTQVTTTDNLDFTIINGNKVGSNLFHSFREFSVPTGGSASFANDLDVKNIINRVTGGSISNIDGLIKTNGSANLFLINPNGIVFGPNASLNINGSFFASTAHSINFADGTQFSATNPQTAPLLTVNLPIGLQFGQTAQSIQIEGSNLQVLPGQTLAMLGGDVSVKGSRLFAPAGRIELGSVAPNSFVNLTPIVEGWALGYDGVQHFQDMQISQAAFIDTTGEGNGAMQLRGRNIAITSNSIVGGVTTGDKPGQPLTITASESVEVSGSSQDSASQLSTVTKATGAASDINIATKRLILRDGGIIETSTNGSGPGGNLTVNASESLQVLGGRDFSSLSVRSLSTDKDAGDAGTVQISTKNLILRDGGQILTSTLGAGNGGTLIVNAFESVEANGLIVLPRARFDTNGQIVIENINFPSGLLAQTIKFGFVTPTGKGGDIIINTQGLVIKDGASISVAAVNGSRGQAGTLDINASDFVTVTGSAIGRNNQTVPSTLLARSEGPGSAGDLRINTGKLTVQNGAEINANSQGSGRAGNLDITTDNLLLDNQGKLTANTTGGQGNINLHSGTLILRRGSGITTNATGNNVTGGNINIDTDNLVAVPQENSDITANSQDFRGGNVTINAQAIFGTQFQLKPTPLSDITATGANSQLNGNVQINIPDVDPSSGLVELSNIPIDRTQQIAQACSADQGNKFIITGRGGLPYLPNEALRTQNTVPLPWVRLDHRQVERRRESLPKSPISNQIVEATGWVVDKSGEVVLVAANTTPVSSWSTPAVCPGADNPTRLTAP
- the galT gene encoding galactose-1-phosphate uridylyltransferase — its product is MYSHTLLKPDGRQLTLYSRYPIPENITATSPSNEPVQANPHLRWHPLRGEWVAYASHRQGRTFMPPPEYNPLAPTSNTKFPTELPQGKYDVAVFCNRFPSMSLAAHNPPTSIVETLPANGDCEVVVFTQNPHASLSSLELDHLDLLLQVWGDRTSVLGTNPHIQYVLPFENKGVEVGVTLHHPHGQIYAYPFIPPVPARMLEQQRRFYQENQRSLLEDLIQQEITENKRIIYQDEYAVAFVPVCARYPYEVWITPIQAVPSFDQLTPEQRWGLARALKTVTLKYDGLWNRPFPYLMAWFAAPTDGEAHPETHLHAEFYPPYRTSNKLKYLAGTELAAGMFVNDALPEEKAKELQAVAVNIEFQALLEI
- a CDS encoding response regulator, whose protein sequence is MTTQKILIVDDEPNILILLEQAPEALEDEGVELITARNGEEALEIIKTEKPNLVFLDVMMPKMSGLEVCHAVKHELQMIDIYIVMLTAKGQEFDKQKGIDVGADLYLTKPFRPKEVLEKSMQVLGF